A genome region from Erigeron canadensis isolate Cc75 chromosome 3, C_canadensis_v1, whole genome shotgun sequence includes the following:
- the LOC122594426 gene encoding 9-cis-epoxycarotenoid dioxygenase NCED2, chloroplastic codes for MATNPYISTLLPSSFSSQHHNYQNTKFNTIKTRRVSITCAALQSSPLLQFSSSTIDQQDPPHHPLQWNFLQRAAATALDMFESVLVSRETEFPLPKTSDPRVQIAGNFAPVPEQSVKHNLTVIGSVPECIQGVYVRNGANPLFEPVAGHHLFDGDGMVHAVSINGNSVSYSCRLTETQRLVQERELGRPVFPKAIGELHGHSGVARLGLFYARSLFGLVDHSQGMGVANAGLVYFNNRLLAMSEDDLPYQIRITPSSDVETVGRYDFSEQLTSTMIAHPKLDPVSGEMFALSYDVVKKPYLKYFKFSKDGKKSQDVEIPLDIPTMMHDFAITENFVVVPDQQVVFKLQEMIKGGSPVIYDKNKMSRFGILSKNAKTSDDMIWVDSPETFCFHLWNAWEEPETNEVVVIGSCMTPADSIFNECDENLKSVLSEIRINLKTRESTKRSIIQESEQVNLEAGMVNRDKLGRKTRFAYLAIAEPWPKVSGFAKVDLVTGEIKKFFYGDERYGGEPFFLPSDPNSEREDDGYVLAFVHDEKTWKSELQVINAMTLEMEASVKLPSRVPYGFHGTFITSKDLAQQA; via the coding sequence ATGGCTACAAATCCTTATATATCGACCTTACTCCCATCCTCATTCTCATCACAACACCATAAttatcaaaatacaaaatttaacacaattaaaacaagAAGAGTCTCAATTACATGTGCCGCTCTTCAATCTTCTCCATTACTTCaattttcatcatcaactatTGATCAACAAGATCCTCCTCACCATCCATTGCAATGGAACTTTTTACAAAGAGCAGCGGCAACCGCATTGGATATGTTCGAAAGCGTATTAGTGTCACGTGAAACCGAGTTTCCTTTACCAAAAACTTCGGATCCACGTGTACAAATAGCTGGAAACTTTGCTCCGGTACCTGAACAGTCAGTTAAGCATAACTTAACTGTAATTGGTTCTGTACCAGAGTGTATACAAGGTGTATATGTTCGCAATGGTGCGAACCCTTTATTTGAACCAGTAGCCGGACACCATCTGTTTGATGGTGACGGTATGGTTCACGCCGTTAGTATCAACGGGAACTCCGTTAGTTATTCATGTAGACTAACGGAGACTCAAAGACTTGTTCAAGAAAGAGAGTTAGGTCGACCGGTTTTCCCAAAAGCAATAGGTGAACTTCATGGACATTCGGGTGTGGCTCGTCTTGGTTTGTTTTACGCTCGTTCGTTGTTCGGTTTGGTTGATCATAGCCAAGGAATGGGGGTCGCGAACGCCGGTTTGGTTTACTTTAACAACCGCTTGCTCGCCATGTCCGAAGACGATTTACCGTATCAAATAAGAATCACGCCGTCATCCGATGTGGAAACCGTCGGGCGGTATGATTTCTCGGAGCAGCTTACGTCAACCATGATAGCCCACCCGAAGCTAGACCCGGTTTCTGGAGAGATGTTTGCGTTAAGCTATGACGTCGTAAAGAAGCCGTATCTTAAGTACTTCAAGTTCTCAAAAGATGGAAAGAAGTCACAGGATGTCGAGATCCCACTCGACATCCCGACAATGATGCATGATTTCGCGATAACCGAAAACTTTGTGGTGGTTCCGGACCAACAAGTAGTGTTCAAGCTTCAAGAAATGATCAAAGGCGGATCACCCGTGATTTACGACAAGAATAAGATGTCGAGGTTCGGGATTCTATCCAAGAACGCGAAAACATCCGATGATATGATTTGGGTGGATTCGCCCGAAacgttttgttttcatttatggaACGCGTGGGAAGAACCCGAAACGAATGAAGTTGTTGTGATCGGTTCATGCATGACGCCAGCAGACTCGATATTTAACGAATGTGACGAGAATTTAAAGAGCGTGTTATCAGAAATCCGAATCAACTTAAAGACTCGTGAATCAACCAAACGTTCAATCATTCAAGAATCCGAACAAGTGAACCTTGAAGCCGGGATGGTGAACCGTGACAAACTAGGTCGTAAAACGAGGTTTGCGTACCTTGCCATTGCCGAACCCTGGCCTAAAGTTTCGGGTTTTGCCAAAGTCGACTTGGTTACAGGAGAAATCAAGAAGTTTTTTTACGGTGACGAGAGGTACGGAGGTGAGCCGTTTTTTCTTCCAAGTGACCCGAACTCGGAAAGAGAGGATGATGGATATGTTTTGGCATTTGTTCATGACGAGAAGACGTGGAAGTCGGAACTACAGGTGATAAACGCGATGACTTTGGAGATGGAAGCTTCCGTGAAGCTTCCATCTCGAGTTCCGTATGGGTTCCATGGAACCTTTATAACTTCAAAAGATTTAGCacaacaagcatag